The genomic stretch GACAGTAATATTTTCAGTCAGATGCTGAGAGCAAGTCTAGTGTTTTTAGTTTACCCCAAAGCTGCAGCAGTAGCCTACATATTTCCTCTGTTGttataaagtgaaaaaaaaagtgaaaaaaaataaatatttttcctTTGTTATCTGCATTGACACAGTTTGTTTGATTACAGATTACAACTTTAAACACACATGTGCTGTCCACATAGATAACAATAAGAGCTTTGCTTACAATACTTTTGACTCAGTCAGCATAAAGTTCGCTAACATAAAGTTTTCTTTGTCCATAGTACTGGCTTCTACCAGCAAACACTAAAGTCTAGATTCTGTAAATTCTCAGACACTGGCGCCCGACCACAGTGTGTTAACATAATCCAAAATAAAGATAGCTGCTGTGTTTGTCCAAGTACATGTTTGCCTAAGCTTGCTATGACACTAATTACATTTGAGATTCATGTGCGTTTTATGAAATTAAAACTGGAAGGCAAAGGCTAGCTAGAGCATGccagattttctttttgtttaacaGTTGGAACTCATCACAGTTGTAATCTCATTTCTAAACTCTGACTTTTCAAAAGACTTCCACCATTGTGTTTGAAAAATGTCCTGCATGAAGTTAGAAGGGCTATTTGATCACCATAAAAATATCCTTATGCAGTACTATGGATAAAGGCTATTGATATAATCTATGGTAAAATAAACTGTTGTCTTAAACTACAAGTCCTGACATATAATAccctttttattcatttgtaaaaACACTTTCAAATGATCAACCGCACCAAAGAGGTCaaatttagcacatttctgatagcTTGCATAAATATGATCATAGTTCTCGGGAgcatatacaaatatacagagtGCGTGGGTGATAATGATATATTCATTATGTCATTATCACCTACTCATATCATTATTGTTCTTCCACTCTCTAGCCCTTGTGAACTACCACCTCCTGACCAGCGTACAATGCTCTGAGGCAATCATGGCGGGAACACTGTACGAAACCGCAGAGGGGACAAGCATTGAGATCGGTTGTGATGGAGACAGTCTAACCGTCAACGGCATCAAGATGGTCCTGAAGAAAGACATCGTCACAACCAATGGAGTTATCCACCTCATAGACCAAGTGCTCATACCAAACTCAGGTAAATGATATACATCTGGACTGATTTTGCACATTTAACATTGAGCTAACAATATTTGATTAGCCAATTTCCATAACAATAATTAGCCAGATCTtcaacagatggtattatgaaTCTGAACTGAATGATGAACTAATGCTTTAACTCATGTaacattattataaagtggcaATGATTTGCATATTTTGGTACAATCCACAGCCAAAGAAGTGATAGAGCTGACAGGGGAGTCGCAGAGCACATTCACAGACATGGTTTCTGAACTCGGCCTCGCTGCAGCTTTGGGGCCAAAAGCACAGTACACCCTGCTCGCACCGCAGAACTCTGCCTTTACAAGTAAGTCATTTCACTttgtttatgtaacttttgttaaaGGTAAATCAGTACTTAAAAACTATATCATAAgatttatactttttaaaatggttATTAATGGACAATTCTGATTTCCAGTTACAAGTGTAGCTATTGACTTAGAATGGGTACATTATATGTGATTATAATGGAGGAGCTGATACTGCATTGTACGGTGCTTGCAATACTTAACAAGTgactgcataaaaaaaaaaaaaaaaatttgttactgtattaaatatgcatAAATACGTTCCTTGTCAGATGAGGTGATGAGCACAGACCAGAATGTGCTGAGACTCATTTTGGAGAACCACATCCTGAAGCTAAAGGTGACTCTGGGTGAGCTTTATAATGGACAGACTCTGGAGACACTGGCTGGAAAACTCCTCCGAGTATTCATCTACCGCACAGTGAGTTTGATATGTGCAGTTTTAACAGTTACAATAAGAAGAACAGCATACTTTTATTGTATAAATCTTTATATCAAACCAGTAGACTTTcagaaatggacaaaatgttgttgaAGTGAAGCCCAAAAATACAATGTAAGAATGAGCTTTTCGTCTTTTGAATTTTGCTCTAACATACATTTGATTTACTCAtgtttatcttatctttatGTAAATCTAAATATTATCAATTACTGATACTGCATCAGTGATGTAATATAATAGTGCagtgagtttttgaaaaatgaaaaaaacaaaaggatgCATTGATTGAAGAATGGAAAGACAAGGTCATTTGTTCAAAATTGAAGCCATCTCTCAGCCTCTTTATAACTGTCGATGTGGTTTAACTGCCTTTAACAATCAACAAATGTAGTAAACTATAATAATTAGAACGGTACAGAGAGGATAATTTCTTTCTAAATGAAAATCAGCTGTCTCATCTTTTTCCCATAGCAACCCAGAGTGTTTATCTCTAAATGATTGCAATTGGAAACGACAGGCTGGATGACATACTTCATGATTGAAATAGTTACCAGACATGTGCTTGTGCACATCAACAATCTTTATTTCTATTTTCAGGCTGTGTGCTTAGAAAATGCCTGTATGGTGCGTGGCAGTAAAGAGGGAAGCAACGGAGCACTGCATGTTATGAGATCCATCATAAATGTGCCAGAGAAAACCATCTATGAGATTTTGATCGCTGATGGACGATTCAGGTAAGTATCATGTTAAATACAAACCAGAAAATGACACTTTAATCTAaacatttttgcatgttttaatgGATATAGTATGGATATAGTATACCTGGGAGACTTTTTAATATACACACTACTCTAGTTATACTATTATGAATACTGAGTCCAGTTACTGCCACTGAAAAAGCTCACCCACAGAGAGTGCAGCCACGCTTTCATGTTGATTTGCTAAAATATTCCCATTATTGAAGCAGTATCAAAAATAGCAGCTTTGTGATTTATTACTTGTCCGCAAACTCTGTCCCTTTGCATCATTTTCTTGCACACTCAAagctatttatttaaaaattgacTCAAGGTTGCACTTGTCACATACAGACAAAGAGGGTCTCCCACCTGGagatgcagatgttattgttctGCCTGGTCTACAGGATGGGATTAAATTcaattctccatggagaaagcaAGTGACACTACCACAACACATAataagttataggtcagatctgtggcaagGTGACTCACATgctaatgcatgtttttaaggtatttttaagcaataaaacatctttaattGAAGCGTTTTGAGATAAattagtttaaagccatacttaaCATAAAAGCAAAGTaacattatctccatggagacaagcagatgacagatgcccaccagaaaagttacatagtgcaagttaagttttttcaaatttattccATGTAGGATTGTGTAGATCAATACAGTCAGAAAGAAAagttttacatgtttaaacTGAAAAGATGAAGTAgtaatactttcactttcccACATTTTTGATGATATGATGATGGTAATGTAATTATGAGCCCAACTAACCCACTTCATTTGTTAAATTTCTTAGGATCTTTTTGAACCTGATGGAGACAGCAGGACTGACTGACCTACTGCGACAGGAGGGCTCCTACACCATCTTTGCTCCTACAGACGAGGCATTTAAGGACCTTTCCCCAGAAGACATGGCACTGCTGAAAAGTAGGTTGTCACAGTGCAtccaaatcaatataaaaaataaactatatatatgCATCTTATTGCATTGTGTTGTTGACAGGTGATGTGAATGCTTTGAGGACCATTTTGTTGTACCACTTCAGTAACGGCATCTTCATCAATGGAGGGCTTGAAGGAGGCGTCACCAATCTGCTCAAGAGTCTGCAGGGAAACAACCTCCATGTCATGTCTGTGAGTACAAGCACTCATTATGATACAATGTGGGCTATAAATAACTATAGAAAGCTATATATATTCATCAGAATTTACAGTGAAAAGACTGGGAACGCCTATTGATGTTTTGAGAACGCCTATTGATCCTTTGGGAACGACTATTGATCCTTAGCAATGACATTACACTGGGGTGGTAACTTGTGCCACAGGTGCCAGGATAGcacaatgcacatattagcaaacacaaTCTGACAGGTCACAacctgaaaactcaagaaaaaatacaaaatggctttaaacaacagattttcaggagcctgtgatcaatatgttATTTCAATGAAATTTGTTCAAAAGTTCTATTTTCTGTTCTGTcctattttcaacaaaattaattctttatggtcagattgtgtgaaACAAAgcccagattaaagtctaacttgagtaacagagcttcagacagagcagtgcccttAGTTAGCTCCACTCCTCAAGGAATGTTGTTGACATCACTTGAAAAGTATCAATAAGCAGTGGCTTTATGGTAGAAAAATGCTACAGTGTTGTCTGTAGAGCATGTTGCGTGTTGAGTTTGTGTTCTATTTATGGAAAACTggttgtatattttttatgttttttcattgtCCTCTTCTGTTTTACATTCTAGGCAAATAACTCCATCCATGTCAACTCTGTAAAAGTCCCTGACAGTGATCTGATGGCCACAAATGGCGTAGTGCATGTGGTGAAAAATGTCTTGTATCCCGGGGGTAAGTCAGGGCTTAGACTTCACATTAGGTTTCTCATATGGAAATCctcatgttttgtctttgtcataactctatataataaagtgtattattcCCAGACCTCCCTGTGGGCCGTCAGGACCTCCTGGTTCTGCTGAGGAAGCTTATCAACTACATCACACTTAAGGTACTATAAATACGTCTATACAAAATAtggaaaaatgttttatatgtatgtccttttttaattactttttttccTTCTAGTTTGAAGCTGGATTTTCATACACAGAAATTCCATTAACTTTCATCAGTAAGTTATTTGTATTCTACAATTATGTGCTTTGAACAAATATGTCATATATTTTCTACTTTGCCTTACAGAGAGGACGATTACAACCACACACTATATTGAAACAGGTAGACCTCTTTTTCAGTATACTCACAAACTTGCGGTAAATCCCTACTACATGTTCTTTAAATCTTATTTCCATTGCTCTTCAAAGGAGACTATTGAGTGTTGTGTTCATATGATTGTAACTGTTAGACATTCATTCCAAAGTACCACATAGACTGAATACTTGGACTGGAGTTTTACATTTGGGATCACTCCAGTGGATTTGACCACAGACAATAACACCTTTTTGTATCGAGTGACATAGGAAAGACATAGTtcactgatttgtctgttacgcTGATTACACACTTGAAATGAGAACATCCAACATTTAATTTGGTTCAATTATCTCATTTTCCGTGACTTGGCAAAAGAGTGACACTGCCACTGAACTTACCCTCTAGTCTAAAACTGACTTTTAAAATTCACAGTCCTTTACCATTGTTTAACCGTGTATCACAACAGAGTACAGGGGGTACAGTGAATGTATTCATATTGAAAAGTTTTGAAATCCACACAGGATCTGATCTGGCTCTCATTACTGAACAAGGCCAAGTTTCAGAAAATCTCAAGCCAAAGATTAGAAAAGAGTCTGATGCAAGCACTCACACATGCAAGTCTTTAGCCATCATATTTCAACATCCCAGAAAAATAATTTTTGGTTttataaaaatgcacttttttaaaatttgcaaCAGGATTTAGCCCTGTCCAAAGTTTTAGATCATTTGGTGTACCCTAATCCCAAGCCCAGATACATGAGTTTGTGTGCCAGAGAGACAATTTaaagtgtatgtgtatatatatatatgtatatgtatatgtatatgtatatgtgtgtatatatatatatatatatatatatatatatatatatatatatatatgtatatgtatatgtatatgtatatgtgtatatgtatatgtgtgtgtatatatatatatatatatatatatatatatatatatatatatatatatatatatatatatatatatatatatatatatatatatatatatatatatatatatatatatatatatatatatataattatagtaTTTAATGGtacattttttgtatgtttttgcagGATGGTTTTGCACACAACACAAATGCCcttaaaacaatacattataatagtaataattgaCAATGTTTTCCCACTTTAGAATGACAAGTACACACATTGCGCTTGAAGTGGGACACAAAGCTTAGGGTGTACTTAGTGAAGAAAAGAAATGTTGGATAGGTATTATGCCTATTTCACAGCCTCCAACAATTAATGATAAGAAGACTGTAATACGTTTTTTACGTTTTAGTTAATGTCAGTAGTGGGTTTTAATGCATTGTCATTTTGCCAGTCTAAAGCCCAGGTTAATCAGAAAGAGCATCTAGAAGTAATGCCAAAAACAATATCAAAAACACTGCAGACCGGGAAGCTGGTGATTTACTGCAGTGCTCCTTGAAGccaaaagcaaagaaaaagacTTCATGTTTTAGTCATCACTGCAATAATCCAAAGGGTGTAACCACAATGAGGTCATGTATTCGCACAGTTCAGAGTCAGAAGTTGCTGCTAACTTCAGGTTCATcacatttaaatagttttatcGAATATATACGCAATAGATGATTCGGTACATGCTGCTGTGCAATTATGGACAGTTTCTCACAACCatgaagaaaaactaaaatgttttctgtaacCAAATACCCACTGAACATCACGTTTGATTTGTTTAGTCAGTCTCAATAGGTTCACACAATTTTGCCATATATTCTGAGCAtaaccccctcctctctcaccctctcactATTGtatctcccttctctttctttctctctctctgctctctctctccagtgcCCAATATAACCAAGGTGATTAGAGTAATTGAAGGAGAACCATCCATAAAGAAGGTCACGCAGGTCATCGGGGGTGAACCGACCATCACCAAGGTAACACGTGTGATCAAGACGGAACCAGTGGTCACGGAGGTTCGAGTCGAGGCGGAAGTCACAGATCCAATCACAGTTACCAGGGTGATCGAAGGAGAGCCCACCATCACCAAGGTTACAAGAGTTATCGGGGGTAGGTCTGATTACAATAGCTCTAGGATCATAAAATGTATTGCTTTTCAACAAtcacaagttgttgttttttttattactcgATGCAGGGAATATAGAGATATCAAATGACAGTTCCATTGAGTTTATAGTGAATATTATTCTGCTATACCAGATCAGATACAGTAACATTTTGCTCTTTTTCAGGGGACTTAAAGAAAACTCTTACAGGTAAGTTTACGAtggaaattttaaataaatgaatgttttgTTCTTGAATGGGTTACAGGGTATCTTGAgtctaaaaacaagaaaatgtaaaGTTTGGCACATATCAAGAGACAGACCAAAAACCATATGCTGATCTTTAGTCATTATTGGAACTGGTTTAGATTCTAGATAATGTATTCTTCATGTCTTTGGATAATGAGATGGGCCAAGGGACACAAGGAACACCAGGGATTATAAATTTTAATATTCTACTTTTTGGTTTATGTAGAGGAGATCCAGAAGACTATCTCAGGTGAGTTTGAACTAACCTTACTGCTAAAAGCCATTTATAGGAGGCCTGTACCAAAAACTGTGGGCTGAGTTGTAAGCTAAGTTAACCATGGATGATTCGATATACAGTACATGCATGACTGGACAGAAGGGGGAGGGTAAAAACACTGTAAGACTACAATGTCTCTACTTTGTTAATATAAGCTGCATCAAAGTTgggacaaaattaaaatgagactagacctggactaaacaggaaCAAGACTGAAGACTTAcgtgggctcaaaccaggacagtAGGAACTGTTAGAACTTAATGTTACAGcaaccaataaaacaataattttgAATGCAATATGCCAATGCATGCAGGACAATTATGCATGCACCCTTAAATGTTCATGTATATGCAGATACATTTATTAACAACATACTTTTTGCTTTACATAGAAGAGgttgaaaagactgaaaagacTCTTTCAGGTCAGTGTAAACCTTCGTCCTTTTGGTCTCAAAGTGCATGTAGACATCATCCAATGGTCTCAGGACTAATGTTTTGATACTTAGCCAACCCTTCTCTTCTTAATGACCATTTCCCATCTCTACTGTACAGAGGCCAGTGTTACCAAAGTCTCAGTGGAGAGTGAGCCAGTGGTCACCAAAGTCACCAGAGTCGTTGAATCACAGCCCACCATGACCAAAGTTACTAGAGTGATTGAGGGTACGTCATTTGTcgcataagtacattttaaaaaatcatttcaTGTATATTTATGTTGCCCTCTGTTCCATGTACAGGGGCTGATGCACAGAAGATTGCAGGTCAGTCTGGTACAGTATTGTAAATGTAGTTCACATTGCCTAATGGGGATCTAACTCATTCCCTCATGGTCAACCTTTCCATGGTTTTTCATTCAATACCTTCAGGCATATGGTTTTCTTTGGTGCATCCTGCCAGTCGTTACTAGTACTATAACTGAGaaaaattgaatgaatgaatgaatgagtgagagagaaagagagagagagagagagagagagagagagagagagagagagagagagagagaaatattaaagttgcactgtgtaacttctttAGTAGAGGGTCCAAAACCTGCTTGTCTCGCAAGAATGCTCcgtagtatgacattaaacgtatatatcttgcatttatttgattacagatgttttgtttgcttgcttttggatttttttttttctcaaaacatgcattctcttAGTGAGcgtggtcacctctccacagatctgacctatagaGAAGTCCCAGGCATTACGTGCCTCTCATACTGTGGACCACAGgaaaatgcaataacatctgtaGGCGTTCAGGGGGAATACcctcgaccagaaaagttatgtaatgAGTGCCTCTTTAAGCACTTGTAGCATTAGATAGAAGtgaaactgtcaaaaaatacagaaatcatttgttttttgttagtttgtgCATTCATTGTATTCCGTCCGTTGGCCATTGACTTAAACAAAGCCTGATGCGTGTGTAATAGCAGGGCCCATTGTGCTGGTCCCCTCTGGAGCTGTGTGGGGGAGAAGCACAAATCATCTCTGAGCTCTAAACCTCATGCAGGACTGGAAGTGTTTTACAGAGAGGACATGCTCCGCTATGCTCTCTGAACACTACCACATTTTTAGACCTATGTTTGGCCTCGCTCCACTGGAAATATATATGAAGCTTATATGAGTTTATTGTGTTTGTACAAGCGACGTTAAATGTTGTATAAGTTATTGTACTGGCAATGGAGCACCTAGAGCTGTATGTCGCTTCATATTATAACACATTCATGATCTAATGCGTAatatgtgttgtgttgtggtcATCTTTAATGTCCCATATTGGGaatctcatctctctctgttGCTTGTGGTTAAGGAGCAGGTGGACTATAACCAAACTGTCTTCACATATGGGCATGTGGTCTAACATAAACAGCAGGTTGcgttcacatgacatcataacattctcAAATATATTGCTGTGAAGACCAGGTCAGAATTCATTGGTAgaatttgcctttaaactgtcagaatcCATATGTTTCCCccggtttatggttaataactCCATAATTACTAAGGTGAATAGTActgagttacatttactcaagtacataaCTTGAGTCACTTTAATAAAGTTGTACTTTAGAGAAagttttcagatgttttttgttttgttttgtttttcccttCAAATTGCTTTCAAATTATGAATCAGATGTTAAGACCATACCGATACTCTTACATTTATCTTTTTGAGTTGTAGTTTCCCAGAAACATTTGTCCTCTTACTTAGTTCTGGGTTATGTACTATATGTAAAGTTCAACATGCATATACACTTTTTTTGTGAATAGCCAGAGTTATAGAGTACAAGCATCTGAAATGATGACACTGGCATTGTGAACACAGCCTGTCCGTCAAATCACCATTCACTCTGTGCATCTCTATATAAGTGTTGTGCGACATTGCTTGGCGGTGGCGGAGGAGGTGTGTGTACTGTCAGTCTGTCTTTGCACAGTTTAATTTTAGCCGAGTTTGAACACCCTTCTCCGCTGCCCGCCAGAGCCCCGTGGAGACGGACGCGGCCTTGTCATCGAGCCTTTTATCATTGAGGGTATGGTTTTctatattaacttttttttttccaggttttAACAAGATGGTTTTATTTCATAGATCTTTATTTGCTTTTGTGATTGTTTTTATAGCAGAAGATTAACTGTGCTGCACTGTTGGTAGTTAAAGCGTTGCTCCCGGCCATAGACTAGTGTTGCTCTGTTCACTGATTATCTCAAACACAGGGGGTAGAAAGCTACTCTCTTGATTGGTGCAAACGTCTGGGTAACTACATAGCATAAAGATGATTGTTTTCAGAAAGAACATACAAAACACCTGGGAGGCAacagatttttgtattttgtgttatatctctttgtttttcaattcaatGTGAGATGAGGCTTAATGAATGTATTATGCCATTGTATGCCCTGACATGCTTTGCCTATATCTAACATTAACATTTAATTTATAGGACCAGACTTTTCTAAAATCACCACAATACACGGCAACCCAGATTTGATCGAGGAGGAGTCAGAACGAATTACCAAAATAATTAAACGTTAGTAACTAAAGTATAATAGATGATTTATGATCAGATGTTTCAGATGTGTaagcattttcaacattttattgtgGTTTACTTACAGAAGGAGGGAAGTATGCTGCTGCCAGGAAGGCCCAAGGTAAGTGGGAGGCATCCATTAACACAATTTAATaacagttgtaaaaaaaaaaaacattgccagCAACTGAttttattgcattgtttttGATACTGTGTCTTGCCAAATATAATCCATAGTCTTAGTCTTAAACTCTTTTAGATGTAGTGTTTTTCAGACTAAGGTACAGATACATGCAGACTTCTTTTGGGTTCTTGTCTTAGCTTAATTTAAATTGAATAGCATATTTTGATCCCTTATTGGTTATTCAtgtttagatcttgtttagaGGAAGTTATAAAGCCTTGctattgacctggtttagatctggtggtactaaAATAACCAAATCATTTCTTGGTGTGAAAGGTTTTATAACCAATGGTCTAGAAGCAATGGGTGTAGCACatgggtacaaatcatctcgGCGACCCACTCTACATGTTCTCTAtatgaaaaatgcacattagAAAGTTAGAGAGGGCCCCTTCCTCCTCTGGGCCCTGGATAAACCCAATTCTGGAAgaatttttgccattttcttctGGATAATTTACATGCAAGGCACAAATGCACTATCTATACACAGTCTAGGAATGTAGTTAGATATTCTGCTAATCTTTTTGTTGACTCTTTTCACAGCTGGAGCACGGAGGAGAGCGAGGCTGGTCAGGCGTCACCACAAACCAAGGGAGTGAATCGGACTGAGACCAAACAGAGACTGAGCTCATCGACTGTGCTCCTGGATGAGCACTTCAACGTTAAAGTTTATTTAGCTTAATGTGTTCTCAAAGCAGGACTGTTCACTACTCCACCAGCTTACTGAATGGGATGTAGAGTGCTGTGCAGAGGTTTATGAGTAGTTAAAATAGCTGAAAGGGGCATCATATAAATTTTCTGAAAGgtctgttacctgcttgtctccacggttattgtttg from Periophthalmus magnuspinnatus isolate fPerMag1 chromosome 14, fPerMag1.2.pri, whole genome shotgun sequence encodes the following:
- the LOC117381012 gene encoding periostin-like isoform X1, translating into MQLLLGVSMLVVGALCFLGKADSSAYDKIVTHSRIRARSQGPNMCALQQVLGTKKKYFSTCRNWYKGSICGKKAMVVYECCPGYMELEGMKGCPAVAPIDHVYGTLGLVRATTTQRYADMSKVREELEGKGSYTLFAPSNDAWDDLDAAQRSALEGNVNIELLNALHYHMVKHRLLTKHLKDGLTVKSMYNDLGLLINHYPNGVVTVNCARIIHGNQVSTNGVVHVIDRVISTVSSNIKDVLDVTDELSSFNAVAVASGVIDKLDQPGHFTLFAPTNDAFDKLPSGYLERIMEDTDIIQALVNYHLLTSVQCSEAIMAGTLYETAEGTSIEIGCDGDSLTVNGIKMVLKKDIVTTNGVIHLIDQVLIPNSAKEVIELTGESQSTFTDMVSELGLAAALGPKAQYTLLAPQNSAFTNEVMSTDQNVLRLILENHILKLKVTLGELYNGQTLETLAGKLLRVFIYRTAVCLENACMVRGSKEGSNGALHVMRSIINVPEKTIYEILIADGRFRIFLNLMETAGLTDLLRQEGSYTIFAPTDEAFKDLSPEDMALLKSDVNALRTILLYHFSNGIFINGGLEGGVTNLLKSLQGNNLHVMSANNSIHVNSVKVPDSDLMATNGVVHVVKNVLYPGDLPVGRQDLLVLLRKLINYITLKFEAGFSYTEIPLTFIKRTITTTHYIETVPNITKVIRVIEGEPSIKKVTQVIGGEPTITKVTRVIKTEPVVTEVRVEAEVTDPITVTRVIEGEPTITKVTRVIGGDLKKTLTEEIQKTISEASVTKVSVESEPVVTKVTRVVESQPTMTKVTRVIEGADAQKIAEPRGDGRGLVIEPFIIEGPDFSKITTIHGNPDLIEEESERITKIIKQGGKYAAARKAQAGARRRARLVRRHHKPRE
- the LOC117381012 gene encoding periostin-like isoform X3, producing MQLLLGVSMLVVGALCFLGKADSSAYDKIVTHSRIRARSQGPNMCALQQVLGTKKKYFSTCRNWYKGSICGKKAMVVYECCPGYMELEGMKGCPAVAPIDHVYGTLGLVRATTTQRYADMSKVREELEGKGSYTLFAPSNDAWDDLDAAQRSALEGNVNIELLNALHYHMVKHRLLTKHLKDGLTVKSMYNDLGLLINHYPNGVVTVNCARIIHGNQVSTNGVVHVIDRVISTVSSNIKDVLDVTDELSSFNAVAVASGVIDKLDQPGHFTLFAPTNDAFDKLPSGYLERIMEDTDIIQALVNYHLLTSVQCSEAIMAGTLYETAEGTSIEIGCDGDSLTVNGIKMVLKKDIVTTNGVIHLIDQVLIPNSAKEVIELTGESQSTFTDMVSELGLAAALGPKAQYTLLAPQNSAFTNEVMSTDQNVLRLILENHILKLKVTLGELYNGQTLETLAGKLLRVFIYRTAVCLENACMVRGSKEGSNGALHVMRSIINVPEKTIYEILIADGRFRIFLNLMETAGLTDLLRQEGSYTIFAPTDEAFKDLSPEDMALLKSDVNALRTILLYHFSNGIFINGGLEGGVTNLLKSLQGNNLHVMSANNSIHVNSVKVPDSDLMATNGVVHVVKNVLYPGDLPVGRQDLLVLLRKLINYITLKFEAGFSYTEIPLTFIKRTITTTHYIETVPNITKVIRVIEGEPSIKKVTQVIGGEPTITKVTRVIKTEPVVTEVRVEAEVTDPITVTRVIEGEPTITKVTRVIGGDLKKTLTEEIQKTISVESEPVVTKVTRVVESQPTMTKVTRVIEGADAQKIAEPRGDGRGLVIEPFIIEGPDFSKITTIHGNPDLIEEESERITKIIKQGGKYAAARKAQAGARRRARLVRRHHKPRE
- the LOC117381012 gene encoding periostin-like isoform X2, with the translated sequence MQLLLGVSMLVVGALCFLGKADSSAYDKIVTHSRIRARSQGPNMCALQQVLGTKKKYFSTCRNWYKGSICGKKAMVVYECCPGYMELEGMKGCPAVAPIDHVYGTLGLVRATTTQRYADMSKVREELEGKGSYTLFAPSNDAWDDLDAAQRSALEGNVNIELLNALHYHMVKHRLLTKHLKDGLTVKSMYNDLGLLINHYPNGVVTVNCARIIHGNQVSTNGVVHVIDRVISTVSSNIKDVLDVTDELSSFNAVAVASGVIDKLDQPGHFTLFAPTNDAFDKLPSGYLERIMEDTDIIQALVNYHLLTSVQCSEAIMAGTLYETAEGTSIEIGCDGDSLTVNGIKMVLKKDIVTTNGVIHLIDQVLIPNSAKEVIELTGESQSTFTDMVSELGLAAALGPKAQYTLLAPQNSAFTNEVMSTDQNVLRLILENHILKLKVTLGELYNGQTLETLAGKLLRVFIYRTAVCLENACMVRGSKEGSNGALHVMRSIINVPEKTIYEILIADGRFRIFLNLMETAGLTDLLRQEGSYTIFAPTDEAFKDLSPEDMALLKSDVNALRTILLYHFSNGIFINGGLEGGVTNLLKSLQGNNLHVMSANNSIHVNSVKVPDSDLMATNGVVHVVKNVLYPGDLPVGRQDLLVLLRKLINYITLKFEAGFSYTEIPLTFIKRTITTTHYIETVPNITKVIRVIEGEPSIKKVTQVIGGEPTITKVTRVIKTEPVVTEVRVEAEVTDPITVTRVIEGEPTITKVTRVIGGDLKKTLTEASVTKVSVESEPVVTKVTRVVESQPTMTKVTRVIEGADAQKIAEPRGDGRGLVIEPFIIEGPDFSKITTIHGNPDLIEEESERITKIIKQGGKYAAARKAQAGARRRARLVRRHHKPRE
- the LOC117381012 gene encoding periostin-like isoform X4 codes for the protein MQLLLGVSMLVVGALCFLGKADSSAYDKIVTHSRIRARSQGPNMCALQQVLGTKKKYFSTCRNWYKGSICGKKAMVVYECCPGYMELEGMKGCPAVAPIDHVYGTLGLVRATTTQRYADMSKVREELEGKGSYTLFAPSNDAWDDLDAAQRSALEGNVNIELLNALHYHMVKHRLLTKHLKDGLTVKSMYNDLGLLINHYPNGVVTVNCARIIHGNQVSTNGVVHVIDRVISTVSSNIKDVLDVTDELSSFNAVAVASGVIDKLDQPGHFTLFAPTNDAFDKLPSGYLERIMEDTDIIQALVNYHLLTSVQCSEAIMAGTLYETAEGTSIEIGCDGDSLTVNGIKMVLKKDIVTTNGVIHLIDQVLIPNSAKEVIELTGESQSTFTDMVSELGLAAALGPKAQYTLLAPQNSAFTNEVMSTDQNVLRLILENHILKLKVTLGELYNGQTLETLAGKLLRVFIYRTAVCLENACMVRGSKEGSNGALHVMRSIINVPEKTIYEILIADGRFRIFLNLMETAGLTDLLRQEGSYTIFAPTDEAFKDLSPEDMALLKSDVNALRTILLYHFSNGIFINGGLEGGVTNLLKSLQGNNLHVMSANNSIHVNSVKVPDSDLMATNGVVHVVKNVLYPGDLPVGRQDLLVLLRKLINYITLKFEAGFSYTEIPLTFIKRTITTTHYIETVPNITKVIRVIEGEPSIKKVTQVIGGEPTITKVTRVIKTEPVVTEVRVEAEVTDPITVTRVIEGEPTITKVTRVIGGDLKKTLTVESEPVVTKVTRVVESQPTMTKVTRVIEGADAQKIAEPRGDGRGLVIEPFIIEGPDFSKITTIHGNPDLIEEESERITKIIKQGGKYAAARKAQAGARRRARLVRRHHKPRE